CAACGCGGTGCAGGCGATGCCCGGCGGTGGCACCCTGAGGCTGGAGTGCGCACGCGCCGGCGACCAGGCGGCGGTCTCGGTCATCGATACCGGCGAGGGGATCCCCGAGGAGCACCTCGCCAAGGTCTTCGAGCCGCTCTTTACCACCAGGGCGAACGGCATCGGTCTCGGGCTGTCGCTGTCGCAACGCTACGCCCGTTCCAACAGGGGACGGATCGAATGCGATAGTCTCCCTGGCAGAGGATCGGTTTTCCGGTTGCTGCTGCCGGTGGCGCGAGACGGCGGCCCGGTGAGCATGCGCCCCGGCAAGCGATCCGAGGATCGCGTGTAGCGAGAGGAGGAGGCGATGCCGGCACAGCCCCTGGTGGAAGAGATCTCCAGCATCCTGGTCGTCGAAGACAATGCCGACCAGCGGGAGGCGCTGTGCGAGATCCTGGAGGACGAAGGATTCACCATCCTGGCCTGCGCCAGCGCCAAGGAGGCCTCCGAGATCATCGGCCGGCAGGAGCTCTCGGTGGCCATCCTCGACCTTCGCCTGCCCGATCAGCCCGGTACCCAGATCCTCGAGTGGATCCGCGCCGCCGACGACAAGGTCCAGGTGATCCTCTATACCGCTTACGGTTCGTTCGATTCCGCCAAGGACTCGGTCAACCTCGGAGCCTTCGCCTACCTGGAAAAATCCTCCGAGCCCGAGGAGCTGCTGCGCCAGGTCCACCGGGCCTCCCGGCGATGGATGAAGGAAGCGCTGGCGAAAAGCGAGCGGCGCTACCGGACCCTGGCGGAGATCTCTCCGGTGGGGATCTACCACGCGGACGCCGGCGGCCGCTATCGCTACGTCAACCAGCGCTGGTGCGAGATCGCCGGGCTCGCCGCCGAAGAGGCCGTGGC
The bacterium genome window above contains:
- a CDS encoding histidine kinase produces the protein NAVQAMPGGGTLRLECARAGDQAAVSVIDTGEGIPEEHLAKVFEPLFTTRANGIGLGLSLSQRYARSNRGRIECDSLPGRGSVFRLLLPVARDGGPVSMRPGKRSEDRV